The Xiphophorus hellerii strain 12219 chromosome 7, Xiphophorus_hellerii-4.1, whole genome shotgun sequence nucleotide sequence acttcctgtttcctgtttcctgttctgGTTTTCAGACAATCAGTGAAATCAGGATGAAATCAGGATCAGTGAGTCTCTGTCAGCAGAGGATGGAGTCCAGCAGGAGGAGGACCAACATGAGGATCGGGGGCCCGGCGGGGGCCGTGCCGGACGACGGCGAGGGCCGCCTCTTCTGGCGGGGCCCGTTGCAGAGCGGcgtgctgcagcagctgatgcaGACAGAGTGGAGCTTCCCGGTGCAGAACTGCTGGTAGCCGGAGGAGGAGATGAGGCAGGCGGAGGAGGAGGCGCACGACTTCCTGTACAGGATCcctggaggagacggagacaATTACAGGCTGGGCCGCTAGGGGGCGCCGTGTGGAGACAGTAAAAAACTAACAGCAACGATTTGGCTTATTTAACCTGCAAGAggagaaaaatgattttcagtcattttcaccattttattcatacatttataaatgtcacaggtCCAAACTAAACATATAAgtgagataaatatttagctttcaaactaaatatttatcttgctaTATTTAGGTTTCTAAATTGGATAGTTAGTAAGCTAAATAAGCTCAACAAATTGTTTTCAAACcaatttttagtttaaaactaaatactcagctttaaactaaatatttagctcaagtCTTAACATCAGTATTTAGCTAATTAGCTTATTAGCTAAATAAGCTAATAACGTTAcaagcagtgttgtatagtaacgaagtaaaaatacttcactactttacttaagtatattttggagtacttcatactttcctggagtatgaacatttttgatgactttcacttttacttcactatatttccgaacttaattgcgtacttttactccgatacattttcaatgtgtggtttagttactcgttacaaaaaagcgagagagagaaacgcaagtgttttgaccccacctactgattagcaagtagcaagcaggctaccgaacaaagtccgtagcctgcttgcctgggcttgttcatcaccaccaataggatacttcttcttcttcttcttttctattatggcggatcacaagcaactttaaggtgcataccgccacctactgtacatgtgtgtgtagaagcattacttcatatctattaaattctactttttaattttgtattcttaagataaataaacaatgctttccttaatttgtgaatatctgttatgtttccttcatttcctaatatacctttaagattccattcatgccccatatttctaactattctctttaattcttccctttcgagttcatttgacttacagttcatcaatatgtgttctacattttctttctctccacatctctcacatttatcattatttttcctccctattttataaagcatgtcatttaagtaggtatgacctactcttaatctactaattattatttcttctcttctgtttcgttcattaatgcttcgaattcaaactgacttttgtacttcatataatcttcttcctttcttatcttcattccacattttttgccatttcttgatttctttacttttaattaggatacacctgtttcgcttctcccattaaacacaaagcaagtctcgcaatcagtagcagtcacatggaaattctatcttacaaaaactccccgtccaacttgaagaaacacatcgaggtaacttcttatgaaatggttataatcctcctgtttcagtaactatagcttggtcactaggcactactgtattgtgaaatcttgaccataaatgaactttgtttggcattgtttca carries:
- the LOC116722597 gene encoding ly6/PLAUR domain-containing protein 1 — encoded protein: MRLRTVSVLLMSLLGSGLALQIQCYQCEMTDDCAAPEFIVNCTVNVQDMCQKEVLMNDDGILYRKSCASSSACLISSSGYQQFCTGKLHSVCISCCSTPLCNGPRQKRRPSPSSGTAPAGPPILMLVLLLLDSILC